Proteins encoded by one window of Agelaius phoeniceus isolate bAgePho1 chromosome 3, bAgePho1.hap1, whole genome shotgun sequence:
- the KIZ gene encoding centrosomal protein kizuna: MEYTMADLHLVRQKLQRHLEAVSARQQLALRRNQALRREFLQLEAHMETTGWESIWKMERYGREIKNLLSLREGSLSAGGDKEEGPSEQVPQAGGQAGIGTNAAVPGELGYPAAALLGCPTPAAPATGGLGSQQEPPLRSPSPDGLGPETGSAAGGSEEGAAGHGDLAASEEGSEQLTSASGAKAAPPRLGSVPGAKPSLSSWWAHREGSSAKLPVPAGAEEEARPSIPSLRQEQDRDARAPEGSLLPPPSPAAALEEPLDSSAPHRSGGMQAELQELCQALQLLEGLVERTSPQHRALYQGQPSGTAELPSACAGASRLAQGDLEVMEAVVLRQLQAVSQRARSRSLPPENTDEAVGRAGHEEHTRDTDTLRTLLSRHGLFLKQHWVQLPEQVAEMFEQLLAPGEEEQDHQTVLREALPGECGDEPPVQSDESSLGLPSIPTNGGEGKQGELARREAGGDHSHDSPEGSDSLGTHSESSSLSDGSIPPFSRTELRKETVPAIKSKAFWGESDDSSSELEAALRPQTHGTDSDDFDDFYD, translated from the exons ATGGAATACACAATGGCTGATCTACACCT AGTGAGGCAGAAGCTGCAGAGGCACCTGGAAGCGGTGTCAGCACGGCAACAGCTGGCCCTGCGCCGGAACCAGGCCCTGCGCCGGGaattcctgcagctggaggctcaCATGGAAaccacaggctgggagagcatctggaaGATGGAA CGGTATGGAAGGGAAATTAAAAACCTGTTATCCCTTCGAGAGGGCAGCTTGTCAGCAGGAGGTGACAAGGAGGAAGGACCCAGCGAGCAG GTGCCGCAGGCCGGAGGACAGGCGGGAATTGGCACCAATGCAGCCgtgccaggagagctgggctATCCAGCAGCAGCCTTGCTGGGCTGCCCCACACCAGCTGCCCCAGCCACAGGAGGTTTGGGCTCTCAGCAGGAGCCCCCTCTGCGCTCCCCATCCCCTGATGGGCTCGGTCCCGAGACCGGCAGCGCTGCTGGAGGAAgtgaggagggagcagcaggacatggGGACCTGGCTGCCAGTGAggaaggctctgagcagctcacCTCAGCTTCTGGTGCCAAAGCAGCCCCCCCGAGGCTGGGAAGTGTTCCAG GGGCAAAGCCTAGCCTGAGCAGCTGGTGGGCTCACAGGGAGGGGAGCAGTGCCAAGCTCCCAgtccctgctggtgctgaggaGGAGGCGAGGCCAAGCATTCCCAGCCTGcggcaggagcaggacagggatgCCCGGGCTCCAGagggctccctgctgcccccaccaagccctgctgcagccctggaggagCCCTTGGACAGCTCAGCACCACACAG GTCCGGCGGGATGCAGGCcgagctccaggagctctgccaggcgctgcagctcctggaggggCTGGTGGAGAGGACGAGCCCCCAGCACCGGGCGCTGTACCAGGGCCAGCCCTCGGGGACAGCGGAGCTGCCCAG TGCttgtgctggggccagcaggctggctcagggtgacctCGAGGTGATGGAAGCCGTGGTGTTGCGGCAGCTCCAGGCCGTGTCCCAGCGCGCGCGGAGCAGGAGCCTCCCGCCGGAGAACACCGACGAGGCcgtgggcagagcagggcacgaGGAGCACACCAG GGACACGGACACGCTGCGGACTCTTCTGAGCCGCCATGGCTTGTTCCTGAAGCAGCACTGGGttcagctcccagagcaggtggcagagatgtttgagcagctgctggctccaggagaggaggagcaggaccACCAG ACTGTGCTGAGAGAGGCCCTTCCAGGAGAGTGTGGGGATGAGCCACCTGTGCAGAGTGATGAATCCTCTCTCGGCCTGCCATCGATCCCGACCAACGGCGGGGAAGGAAAGCAGGGGGAACTGGCACGGCGAGAAGCAG GTGGGGATCACAGCCATGACAGTCCTGAAGGAAGCGACAGTTTGGGAACGCATTCGGAAAGCAGCTCCCTGTCGGATGGAAGCAttcctcccttctccag gACTGAGTTGCGGAAGGAAACAGTACCTGCCATAAAATCCAAAG CGTTCTGGGGTGAATCTGATGACAGCAGCTCCGAGCTCGAGGCTGCCCTGCGCCCACAGACCCACGGCACGGATTCAGACGACTTTGATGACTTCTATGACTGA